In one window of Janthinobacterium sp. 1_2014MBL_MicDiv DNA:
- a CDS encoding fumarylacetoacetate hydrolase family protein produces the protein MKLATLNDGTRDGQLAVVSRDLKTAHLADGIASTLQKALDDWSFIAPQLDLLYQTINSGRGHRAFDFDPANCMAPLPRSSLRVAGAAYLQQIERACKAAGAEAPANLRDAPRMYQGASDAFLGAHEDITLAHEQWGIDYEAGIAAITDDVAMGSTPDQAHLNIKLLMLVNDITLRNLAPDEQAGGYGFLQAKPAMACSPVAITPDELGDAWRGGKVHYALRCSLNGKLSGQPHAGADMAFNYPQLLAHLCQTRNVRAGGVVSAGGVANKEIKKGFSSIVERRNQEMIADGVASTPFLLFGDVVRLEMLGDDGKSLFGAIEQTVKQAEARKNR, from the coding sequence ATGAAATTAGCTACCCTGAACGATGGCACGCGCGATGGCCAGCTGGCTGTCGTCTCGCGTGACCTGAAAACGGCGCATCTGGCCGACGGCATCGCCTCGACCCTGCAAAAGGCGCTCGACGACTGGAGCTTCATCGCACCCCAGCTGGACTTGCTGTACCAGACCATCAATAGCGGACGCGGCCATCGTGCCTTCGACTTCGATCCCGCCAACTGCATGGCGCCCTTGCCGCGCAGCAGCCTGCGCGTGGCGGGCGCCGCTTACCTGCAGCAGATCGAACGGGCTTGCAAGGCCGCCGGGGCGGAAGCGCCCGCCAATCTGCGCGACGCTCCAAGGATGTACCAGGGCGCCAGCGACGCTTTCCTCGGCGCCCACGAAGACATTACCCTGGCGCACGAGCAGTGGGGCATCGATTACGAAGCGGGCATCGCCGCCATCACGGACGATGTCGCCATGGGCTCCACGCCTGACCAGGCGCACCTGAACATCAAGCTGCTGATGCTGGTCAACGACATCACCCTGCGCAACCTGGCGCCCGACGAGCAGGCCGGCGGCTACGGCTTCCTGCAGGCGAAGCCGGCCATGGCATGTTCTCCCGTGGCCATCACGCCCGACGAGCTGGGCGACGCCTGGCGCGGCGGCAAGGTGCATTACGCCCTGCGCTGCAGCCTGAATGGCAAGTTGTCGGGCCAGCCCCATGCGGGCGCCGACATGGCTTTCAATTACCCGCAGCTGCTGGCCCATCTGTGCCAGACGCGCAACGTTCGGGCCGGCGGCGTGGTGAGCGCGGGCGGCGTCGCCAACAAGGAAATCAAGAAGGGTTTTTCCAGTATCGTTGAGCGACGTAACCAGGAGATGATCGCCGATGGCGTCGCCAGCACGCCGTTCCTGCTGTTTGGCGATGTCGTTCGACTGGAAATGCTGGGCGATGACGGCAAGTCGTTGTTTGGCGCGATTGAGCAAACCGTAAAGCAAGCCGAGGCGAGAAAAAATCGCTAG
- the flhB gene encoding flagellar biosynthesis protein FlhB, translated as MSEDSDAEKTEAASPKRLEQAREEGDVPRSREVATFTVLMASGCCLWFAGDAIVRRLTAVMVSGLTLDREQILNPDAMMLRIGYDVGSVLLTCLPYAAAIMLVALASPVLVGGWLFSSKAFTPNFGKLNPIRGLGNMVSKNALVELLKAVAKTIVVGVVAWLVMQHQKDAVLGLSVESLRAGSAHLISLLITAFLLIVGALGLIAAIDGPYQMWHYANKMKMTLQEVKQESKESDGNPQIKAKIRQMQHEMSRRRMMADVPTADVVVTNPTHYAVALKYGENSRGAPQVVAKGIDEVAAKIRELAGEHKVAILEAPALARALYKHTEIGDEIPEALYGAVAEVLAYVFQLRSYGKGQGERPDKPKKLDVPPELDPQNPASQTPPAADAADKNKGSAP; from the coding sequence ATGTCGGAAGACAGCGACGCAGAAAAGACCGAAGCCGCGTCACCGAAGCGCCTCGAGCAGGCGCGTGAGGAAGGCGACGTTCCGCGATCGCGTGAAGTGGCCACGTTTACGGTGCTGATGGCGTCCGGCTGCTGCCTGTGGTTTGCCGGCGACGCCATCGTGCGCCGGCTGACGGCCGTCATGGTGTCCGGGCTGACACTCGACCGTGAACAGATACTCAATCCCGATGCGATGATGTTGCGCATCGGCTATGACGTGGGCTCGGTACTGCTGACCTGTTTGCCATACGCCGCGGCCATCATGCTCGTGGCGCTGGCCTCGCCCGTGCTGGTCGGTGGCTGGCTGTTCAGTTCCAAGGCGTTTACGCCGAATTTTGGCAAGCTCAACCCGATTCGCGGCCTGGGCAATATGGTGTCGAAGAATGCCCTGGTGGAATTGCTGAAGGCCGTCGCCAAGACCATCGTTGTCGGCGTCGTCGCCTGGCTGGTGATGCAGCATCAAAAGGATGCCGTGCTGGGCTTGTCGGTCGAATCGCTGCGTGCCGGCTCGGCGCACCTGATCAGCTTGCTGATCACGGCCTTTTTGCTGATCGTCGGCGCGCTGGGCCTGATCGCCGCCATCGACGGCCCCTACCAGATGTGGCACTACGCCAACAAGATGAAGATGACCTTGCAGGAAGTCAAGCAAGAGTCGAAGGAATCGGACGGCAATCCGCAGATCAAGGCGAAAATCCGCCAGATGCAGCATGAAATGTCGCGCCGCCGCATGATGGCCGACGTGCCGACGGCCGACGTGGTGGTGACCAACCCGACGCACTATGCGGTGGCGCTGAAATACGGCGAGAATTCGCGCGGCGCGCCGCAGGTGGTGGCCAAGGGCATCGACGAGGTGGCGGCGAAGATCCGCGAACTGGCCGGCGAGCACAAGGTCGCCATCCTGGAAGCGCCGGCCCTGGCGCGTGCGCTGTACAAGCACACGGAGATCGGCGACGAGATACCCGAAGCGCTGTACGGCGCCGTGGCCGAGGTGCTGGCGTATGTGTTCCAGCTGCGCAGCTACGGCAAGGGCCAGGGCGAGCGTCCCGACAAGCCGAAGAAACTGGATGTGCCGCCCGAGCTCGACCCGCAGAACCCCGCATCGCAGACACCGCCCGCAGCAGACGCGGCAGACAAGAATAAAGGAAGTGCACCATGA
- the flhA gene encoding flagellar biosynthesis protein FlhA has translation MNGLTMPAWLSGLKGNASKGLAAPIIIIMLLAMMVLPLPAFILDIFFSFNIALSIIVLLTALYTVKPLDFMAFPTILLVSTMLRLSLNVASTRVVLTEGHTGADAAGKVIEAFGHFLIGGNYTVGIVVFIILTIINFTVVTKGAGRIAEVGARFALDAMPGKQMAIDADLNAGLIGEDEARRRRTEVAQEAEFYGAMDGASKYVRGDAIAGIMVTVINIVGGLLVGLLQHDMGFADALKNYTLLAIGDGLVAQIPSLIISTAAGIVVSRVASEQDIGTQLVGQLFAKPQVLYITAGIIGGMGLIPGMPNMVFILLASLLAGSAYLISKKRTQAKEAAEKPAEVQQATVAPEQEEASWQDIMPVDTLGLEVGYRLIPLVDKTQGGELLKRIKGIRKKFAQEVGFLAPPVHIRDNLELKPSAYRITLKGVEVGVGEAFNGQFLAINPGMASGTLPGLSTTDPAFGLPATWIEASLRDQAQSMGYTVVDAGTVVATHLNHLITSHASELLGRAEVQALLDHLGKDAPRLVEDLVPKMLSLSTLQKVLQNLLMEGVHIRDMRTIIETLAEHTVHTQDPNDLTALVRVALGRAIVQQLFPGAAELSVMTLDSRLERLLMQAMGNGGDGAGIEPGLADTIAHQAGLAAQQQEALGLTPVLLVPAPLRALLSRFLRRALPQLKVLSHAEVPETKTIRVTSLVGAQ, from the coding sequence ATGAACGGTTTGACCATGCCAGCCTGGTTGAGCGGATTGAAAGGCAACGCCAGCAAGGGCCTCGCCGCGCCGATCATCATCATCATGCTGCTGGCGATGATGGTGCTGCCGCTGCCCGCCTTCATCCTCGACATCTTCTTCAGTTTCAACATCGCGCTGTCCATCATCGTGCTGCTGACGGCGCTGTACACGGTCAAGCCGCTCGACTTCATGGCCTTCCCGACCATCCTGCTCGTGTCGACCATGCTGCGCCTGTCGCTGAACGTGGCGTCCACGCGCGTGGTGCTGACGGAAGGCCATACGGGCGCCGACGCGGCCGGCAAGGTGATCGAAGCGTTCGGTCACTTCTTGATTGGCGGTAATTACACGGTCGGTATCGTGGTCTTCATTATTTTGACCATCATCAACTTTACCGTCGTCACCAAGGGTGCGGGCCGTATCGCCGAGGTGGGCGCCCGCTTCGCGCTGGACGCCATGCCGGGTAAACAGATGGCCATCGACGCCGACCTGAATGCCGGCCTGATCGGCGAAGACGAGGCGCGCCGCCGCCGCACGGAAGTGGCGCAGGAAGCGGAATTCTATGGCGCCATGGACGGTGCCAGCAAATACGTGCGCGGCGACGCCATCGCCGGCATCATGGTCACCGTCATCAATATCGTCGGCGGCTTGCTGGTGGGCTTGCTGCAGCACGACATGGGCTTTGCCGATGCGCTCAAGAACTACACCCTGCTGGCCATCGGTGACGGCCTGGTGGCGCAGATTCCTTCGCTGATCATTTCCACGGCGGCCGGTATCGTCGTCTCGCGCGTGGCCAGCGAGCAGGACATCGGTACCCAGCTGGTGGGGCAATTGTTTGCGAAACCGCAAGTGCTGTACATCACGGCCGGCATCATCGGCGGCATGGGCTTGATTCCCGGCATGCCGAACATGGTCTTCATCCTGCTGGCGTCCCTGCTGGCCGGTTCCGCGTATCTGATCAGCAAGAAGCGCACGCAGGCGAAAGAGGCGGCCGAAAAGCCGGCCGAGGTGCAGCAAGCCACGGTGGCGCCCGAGCAGGAAGAGGCCAGCTGGCAAGACATCATGCCCGTCGATACCCTGGGCCTGGAAGTGGGCTACCGCCTGATTCCGCTGGTCGACAAGACGCAGGGCGGCGAATTGCTCAAGCGCATCAAAGGCATCCGCAAGAAATTCGCCCAGGAAGTGGGCTTTTTGGCACCGCCCGTGCATATCCGCGACAATCTGGAATTGAAACCGTCGGCCTACCGCATCACGCTCAAGGGCGTGGAAGTGGGGGTTGGCGAAGCATTCAATGGCCAGTTCCTGGCGATCAACCCCGGCATGGCCAGCGGCACCTTGCCCGGCCTGTCCACGACGGACCCGGCCTTCGGCTTGCCGGCCACGTGGATCGAGGCCAGCCTGCGCGACCAGGCGCAGTCGATGGGCTACACGGTGGTCGATGCGGGCACCGTGGTGGCCACGCACCTGAACCACCTGATCACCTCGCACGCTTCCGAATTGCTGGGCCGCGCGGAAGTGCAGGCGCTGCTCGACCACCTGGGCAAGGATGCGCCGCGCCTGGTGGAGGACCTGGTGCCGAAGATGCTGTCGCTGTCGACGCTGCAAAAAGTGCTGCAGAACCTGCTGATGGAAGGCGTGCACATCCGCGACATGCGCACCATCATCGAAACCCTGGCCGAGCACACGGTGCACACGCAGGATCCGAACGACCTGACGGCGCTGGTGCGCGTGGCCCTGGGCCGCGCCATCGTGCAGCAACTGTTCCCCGGCGCGGCCGAACTGTCCGTGATGACGCTCGACAGCCGCCTCGAGCGCCTGCTGATGCAGGCGATGGGCAATGGCGGCGATGGCGCGGGCATCGAGCCTGGCCTGGCCGACACCATCGCCCACCAGGCGGGCCTGGCCGCGCAGCAGCAGGAAGCGCTGGGCCTGACGCCCGTGCTGCTGGTGCCGGCGCCGCTGCGCGCGCTGCTGTCGCGCTTCCTGCGCCGCGCCCTGCCGCAGCTGAAGGTGCTGTCGCATGCGGAAGTGCCGGAAACCAAGACCATCCGCGTCACCAGCCTGGTGGGCGCGCAGTAG
- the flhF gene encoding flagellar biosynthesis protein FlhF, whose amino-acid sequence MNVKKFTGASSRDALRKVREALGPDAVILSNRQADGVVEILALANDDAASLASPPAASEMAQPRPQLQTQFATPQRAAAPAQRPAAPRQASSEPVDMARMQQMMASALAHVKENAAAEMSGMMNEIRAMRGMMETQLAEISWGSTQQREPQKAVVLREMLAAGFSASLARYLIDKLPAGLDGAQSMRWIKTVLSRNLNTVANEDAMLEQGGVFALVGPTGVGKTTSTAKLAARCVMRHGPEKLALITTDAYRIGAHEQLRIYGKILGVMVHSVKDEADLRIALKELKNKHTVLIDTVGVSQRDQMVTEQVAMLSGAGADVKRLLCLNSTATQETLNEVVRAYQGSGLAGCIMTKLDEAASIGNVLDVVIRQKLNLFYVSNGQRVPEDLHLADRAYLIDRAFKLKRDTAATQFSDAELPLLMAQAAARNNEARGVHLG is encoded by the coding sequence ATGAATGTGAAGAAATTTACGGGCGCCTCGTCGCGCGATGCGCTGCGCAAGGTGCGCGAAGCGCTCGGCCCCGATGCCGTGATCCTGTCGAACCGCCAGGCCGATGGCGTGGTGGAAATCCTCGCGCTGGCCAATGACGATGCCGCCTCGCTGGCATCGCCGCCGGCCGCCTCGGAAATGGCCCAGCCGCGTCCCCAGTTGCAGACCCAGTTCGCCACGCCGCAGCGCGCGGCCGCCCCGGCCCAGCGCCCGGCCGCGCCGCGCCAGGCATCGTCCGAGCCAGTGGACATGGCCCGCATGCAGCAGATGATGGCCAGCGCGCTGGCGCACGTCAAAGAAAACGCCGCCGCCGAGATGAGCGGCATGATGAATGAAATCCGCGCCATGCGCGGCATGATGGAAACCCAGCTGGCGGAAATCTCGTGGGGTTCGACGCAGCAGCGCGAGCCGCAAAAAGCCGTCGTGCTGCGCGAAATGCTGGCGGCCGGCTTCTCGGCCAGCCTGGCGCGCTACCTGATCGACAAGCTGCCCGCCGGCCTGGACGGCGCGCAAAGCATGCGCTGGATCAAGACCGTGCTCAGCCGTAACCTGAATACTGTCGCCAATGAAGACGCCATGCTCGAGCAGGGCGGCGTATTCGCGCTGGTGGGCCCGACCGGCGTCGGCAAGACCACCAGCACGGCCAAGCTGGCGGCGCGCTGCGTGATGCGCCACGGCCCGGAAAAGCTGGCCCTGATCACCACGGACGCCTACCGTATCGGCGCGCACGAACAGCTGCGCATCTACGGCAAGATCCTCGGCGTGATGGTGCACTCGGTGAAGGACGAGGCCGACTTGCGCATCGCCCTGAAGGAATTGAAGAACAAGCACACGGTGCTGATCGACACGGTGGGCGTGAGCCAGCGCGACCAGATGGTGACGGAGCAGGTGGCCATGCTGTCGGGCGCCGGTGCCGACGTCAAGCGCCTGCTGTGCCTGAATTCGACGGCAACGCAGGAAACGCTCAATGAAGTGGTGCGCGCCTACCAGGGCAGCGGCCTGGCCGGCTGCATCATGACCAAGCTCGATGAAGCGGCGTCGATCGGCAATGTACTCGACGTGGTGATCCGCCAGAAGCTGAACCTGTTTTATGTGTCGAACGGCCAGCGCGTGCCGGAAGACCTGCACCTGGCCGACCGCGCCTACCTGATCGACCGCGCCTTCAAGCTCAAGCGCGATACGGCGGCGACGCAGTTTTCCGATGCCGAACTGCCGCTGCTGATGGCGCAGGCCGCCGCCCGCAACAATGAAGCGCGCGGGGTGCACCTTGGCTAA
- a CDS encoding MinD/ParA family ATP-binding protein → MANFDFDQAEGLRRMLAGPQPRVMTFLSATPQDDKGAMLVNLGASLAYGGNEVLLVDASGGSDGVASRLGLAHGASLLDVARQQCGLNQVIHQVPQGFGVAHLGARNHLMDSSDYAGDEDTRRLGKTFEVMARQSGIVLVDGVVAEEGACFPVPLMASSDIVVQVSNSANSIKAAYCLIKRLNQELGRRPFGILVTGASESEAKVVYDNMAQAASRYLAVKLTSMGSVPADEYLHRAARLGRSVVDAFPLAGASVAFRGLAERLVRSAAPVLGTTLYQTGSAHHFSA, encoded by the coding sequence TTGGCTAATTTCGATTTCGACCAGGCCGAAGGCCTGCGCCGCATGCTGGCCGGCCCGCAGCCGCGCGTCATGACGTTCCTGTCGGCCACGCCGCAGGACGACAAGGGCGCCATGCTGGTCAACCTGGGCGCTTCGCTCGCGTATGGCGGCAATGAAGTGCTGCTGGTCGACGCCAGCGGCGGCAGCGACGGCGTCGCTTCGCGCCTGGGACTGGCGCACGGCGCCAGCCTGCTCGACGTGGCGCGCCAGCAGTGCGGCCTGAACCAGGTGATCCACCAGGTGCCGCAGGGCTTCGGCGTGGCCCACCTGGGCGCGCGCAACCACCTGATGGACAGCAGCGACTATGCGGGCGACGAAGACACGCGCCGCCTGGGCAAGACCTTCGAAGTGATGGCGCGCCAGAGCGGCATCGTGCTGGTCGACGGCGTGGTGGCCGAGGAGGGCGCATGCTTCCCCGTGCCGCTGATGGCCTCGTCCGACATCGTGGTGCAGGTGTCGAACAGCGCCAATTCGATCAAGGCGGCCTATTGCCTGATCAAGCGACTGAACCAGGAGCTGGGACGGCGTCCGTTCGGCATTCTTGTCACCGGCGCTTCCGAATCCGAGGCAAAAGTGGTATACGATAATATGGCGCAGGCGGCGAGCCGCTACCTGGCCGTGAAACTGACGTCGATGGGGTCGGTGCCGGCCGATGAATACCTGCACCGCGCCGCGCGCCTGGGCCGCAGCGTGGTCGACGCGTTTCCGCTGGCGGGAGCTTCGGTGGCGTTTCGCGGACTGGCCGAGCGCCTGGTCCGTTCGGCGGCGCCGGTGCTGGGCACCACCTTGTACCAGACGGGGAGCGCACACCATTTCAGCGCCTGA
- a CDS encoding RNA polymerase sigma factor FliA → MYTVKGKSNKDYLLTEHIPLVKRLAHHMKAKLPPSVEVDDLIQAGMIGLLDAISRYEETHGAQFETYAVLRIRGAMLDELRTSDWLPRSMRQNMRKIEEAMSILQQRLGHPPTESEVAKLLKMSLADYQEMLGDGGGHQLVYYEDFHDPDGNDSFLDRHCVDEDSDPLRSLLDTDFRQSVIDAIDALPPREKILMGLYYEEELNLKEIGAVMGVSESRVSQLHTQAVARLRATLREQAWTGPA, encoded by the coding sequence ATGTACACGGTCAAAGGGAAATCGAACAAGGACTATTTGCTGACGGAGCATATCCCGCTGGTGAAGCGTCTGGCGCACCATATGAAGGCGAAATTGCCGCCTTCGGTCGAGGTCGATGACCTGATCCAGGCCGGCATGATCGGCCTGCTGGACGCCATCAGCCGCTATGAGGAAACGCATGGCGCGCAGTTCGAGACGTATGCCGTGCTGCGCATCCGCGGCGCCATGCTCGACGAGCTGCGCACCAGCGACTGGCTGCCGCGCAGCATGCGCCAGAACATGCGCAAGATCGAAGAGGCGATGAGCATTTTGCAGCAGCGCTTGGGCCACCCGCCGACGGAGTCGGAAGTGGCGAAACTGCTGAAAATGTCGCTGGCCGACTACCAGGAAATGCTGGGCGACGGCGGCGGCCACCAGCTGGTGTACTACGAAGATTTTCATGACCCGGACGGCAATGACAGCTTCCTCGACCGCCATTGCGTGGACGAGGACAGCGACCCCTTGCGGTCCCTGCTCGATACCGATTTCCGGCAATCCGTGATCGATGCCATCGACGCGCTGCCGCCACGCGAGAAAATACTCATGGGCCTGTACTACGAAGAAGAACTGAACCTGAAGGAGATCGGCGCGGTGATGGGCGTATCGGAATCGCGCGTCTCGCAGCTGCATACCCAGGCCGTCGCGCGCCTGCGCGCAACCTTGAGGGAGCAGGCGTGGACTGGTCCAGCGTAA
- a CDS encoding flagellar motor protein: MDWSSVIGLALALAGLLVGQALEGGKMASLLQPAAFAIVVIGTFGAVLLQTRLRTFVRGLEMLRWVFLPPSDTRAALARDIGQWSLTARRDGPLALERLMENTADRFNAKGLRMIVDGIAPDKLRQLLDVEISAYEMAERQAVKVWESAAGYSPTIGILGAVLGLIHVMENLTDPSKLGGGIAVAFVSTIYGVGLANLLFLPVANKLKAIVSRRVLQYEITAAVLYDIATGDHTRIIEERVASLLHEH, translated from the coding sequence GTGGACTGGTCCAGCGTAATCGGGCTGGCGCTGGCGCTGGCGGGCCTCCTGGTCGGCCAGGCACTGGAGGGCGGCAAGATGGCCTCCCTGCTGCAGCCGGCCGCCTTCGCCATCGTTGTCATCGGCACCTTCGGCGCCGTGCTGCTGCAAACGCGCTTGCGCACCTTCGTGCGCGGCCTGGAAATGCTGCGCTGGGTGTTCCTGCCGCCTTCGGACACGCGCGCCGCGCTGGCGCGCGACATCGGGCAGTGGAGCCTGACGGCGCGCCGCGACGGCCCGCTGGCCCTCGAGCGCCTGATGGAAAACACGGCCGACCGCTTCAACGCCAAGGGTTTGCGCATGATCGTCGACGGCATCGCGCCCGACAAGCTGCGCCAGCTGCTCGACGTGGAAATCTCCGCCTACGAGATGGCCGAGCGCCAGGCCGTCAAGGTGTGGGAATCTGCCGCCGGCTATTCGCCCACGATCGGCATCCTGGGCGCCGTGCTGGGCCTGATCCACGTGATGGAAAACCTCACCGACCCCAGCAAGCTCGGCGGCGGAATCGCCGTGGCGTTCGTCTCCACCATCTATGGCGTGGGCCTGGCCAACCTGCTGTTCCTGCCGGTGGCAAATAAACTCAAGGCCATCGTTTCGCGCCGCGTGCTGCAGTATGAAATCACGGCCGCCGTGCTGTACGACATCGCCACGGGCGACCATACGCGCATCATCGAAGAGCGCGTGGCCAGCCTCCTGCACGAGCACTGA
- the motD gene encoding flagellar motor protein MotD, which yields MRRARRKYDEEPDNQDRWLISYADFITLLFAFFVVMYAISQVNEGKYRVFQSAIGQAFSLDKGAPPILMEAPQAIPLPNPALKRRTEAIRREREHMTRLAQDLTSTLAPLVKEGKVRVTQTSRGVSVEINASVLFDPGAARLTPESDQALRAVAVLLKDDTHDVQVEGHTDVQPISNSNFASNWELSAARASAVVRLFIASGVQATRLTAVGHADNIPVAPNATPEGRARNRRVAVTILSGIPETVTEVPTAPPAN from the coding sequence ATGCGGCGCGCGCGCAGGAAGTATGACGAGGAACCGGACAACCAGGACCGCTGGCTGATCTCGTACGCCGATTTCATCACCCTGCTGTTCGCCTTTTTCGTCGTCATGTATGCGATTTCGCAAGTCAACGAAGGCAAGTACCGCGTCTTCCAGAGCGCCATCGGCCAGGCCTTCAGCCTGGACAAGGGCGCGCCGCCCATCCTCATGGAAGCGCCGCAGGCGATCCCGCTGCCGAATCCCGCCCTGAAGCGCCGCACGGAAGCCATCCGCCGCGAGCGCGAGCACATGACGCGCCTGGCGCAGGACCTGACGTCCACCCTGGCGCCGCTGGTCAAGGAAGGCAAGGTGCGCGTGACGCAGACGAGCCGCGGCGTCAGCGTGGAAATCAACGCCAGCGTGCTGTTCGACCCGGGCGCGGCGCGCCTGACGCCGGAATCGGACCAGGCCCTGCGCGCCGTGGCCGTGCTGCTCAAGGACGACACGCACGACGTGCAGGTGGAAGGGCATACCGATGTGCAGCCGATCAGCAATTCGAACTTCGCCTCGAACTGGGAACTGTCGGCCGCGCGCGCCAGCGCCGTGGTGCGCCTGTTCATCGCCAGCGGCGTGCAAGCCACGCGCCTGACGGCCGTCGGCCACGCCGACAACATCCCCGTGGCGCCGAACGCCACGCCGGAAGGGCGCGCGCGCAACCGCCGCGTCGCCGTGACCATCCTCTCGGGCATCCCCGAGACGGTGACGGAAGTACCGACGGCGCCGCCGGCCAACTGA
- a CDS encoding S-layer protein, translating to MSYSRTLLPLAIAILLSVAACGGDGGPDGSVPPLPAGRWIAGDLHTHTTQSADADVSQTLDKVLAKAFTTYGLDWMALSNHLRVSTRDALGAPLPAPIPMSIAAERHEIPRVQALQAGGAYADKLVFTGFEWDMPTHDHIGIGLFEGKDKLSASTRGMKEFEYLFTTRDASMFDAADVAAWKGKYGEARYNKTAADALQAIDWLRQNYPETSYAVINHPSRNKGSYSIADLRAFNDAAPNIMFAIEGMVGNQMEPDRGGYTAAYTDDNALLRVYGGVDYVVAKLGGPWDALLGEGRRIWNLTDSDTHFKIVGGNSSGYFPGEYAKNYVFNSAQGAPQAKDLLAGLRSGKMFSTYGDLINALDFNLASKDDRKEMGGELKVGNGDTVTLTIRFKSPARNNYEKPVDSGVAANVKPVVDHVDLIVGDVGAKAVAGTPAYDVASNASTRVLKRFTSADWKLGADGYYSVSYQATAAKNQYFRLRGTNLGTDVAGLTQAGEPLADQRTGATDSTQRFNDINDRNYRSLWFYSNPVFVTVR from the coding sequence ATGTCTTACTCCAGAACCTTGCTTCCTTTGGCCATCGCCATCCTGTTGAGCGTCGCCGCCTGCGGCGGCGATGGCGGCCCGGACGGCAGCGTGCCACCGCTGCCAGCCGGCCGCTGGATCGCCGGCGACCTGCACACCCACACCACGCAATCGGCCGATGCGGATGTCAGCCAGACGCTGGACAAGGTGCTGGCCAAGGCCTTTACCACGTATGGACTCGACTGGATGGCGCTGTCCAACCATTTGCGCGTTTCCACGCGCGATGCGCTGGGCGCGCCGCTGCCGGCGCCCATTCCGATGTCCATCGCTGCCGAACGCCATGAAATCCCGCGCGTCCAGGCGCTGCAGGCGGGCGGCGCCTACGCCGACAAGCTGGTCTTTACCGGCTTCGAGTGGGACATGCCGACCCACGATCACATCGGCATCGGCCTGTTCGAAGGCAAGGACAAGCTCAGTGCCAGCACCCGGGGCATGAAGGAGTTCGAATACCTGTTCACCACGCGCGACGCCAGCATGTTCGACGCCGCCGACGTCGCCGCATGGAAAGGCAAATATGGCGAGGCGCGCTACAACAAGACGGCTGCCGACGCGCTGCAAGCGATCGACTGGCTCAGGCAGAATTATCCGGAAACCAGCTACGCCGTCATCAACCACCCGTCGCGCAACAAGGGCAGCTACAGCATCGCCGACTTGCGCGCCTTTAACGATGCCGCCCCCAACATCATGTTCGCCATCGAAGGCATGGTCGGCAACCAGATGGAGCCGGACCGCGGCGGCTATACGGCCGCCTACACGGACGACAATGCGCTGCTGCGCGTGTATGGCGGTGTCGACTACGTGGTGGCCAAGCTGGGCGGGCCATGGGATGCGCTGCTGGGCGAGGGCCGCCGCATCTGGAACCTGACCGACTCGGATACGCACTTCAAGATCGTCGGCGGCAACAGCAGCGGCTATTTCCCCGGCGAATATGCGAAGAACTATGTGTTCAACAGCGCGCAAGGGGCGCCGCAGGCGAAGGACTTGCTGGCCGGCTTGCGCTCGGGCAAGATGTTTTCCACCTATGGCGACTTGATCAACGCGCTGGACTTCAACCTGGCCAGCAAGGACGACCGCAAGGAGATGGGCGGCGAGCTGAAGGTCGGCAACGGCGACACCGTCACGCTTACCATCCGCTTCAAGAGCCCGGCCAGGAACAACTACGAGAAGCCGGTCGACAGCGGCGTGGCCGCCAACGTCAAGCCCGTCGTCGACCATGTCGACCTGATCGTCGGCGATGTCGGCGCGAAGGCGGTGGCGGGCACGCCAGCCTACGACGTTGCCAGCAATGCCAGCACGCGCGTGCTCAAGCGCTTCACCAGCGCGGACTGGAAACTCGGGGCGGACGGCTACTACAGCGTGAGCTACCAGGCCACGGCGGCGAAGAACCAGTATTTCCGCCTGCGCGGCACCAATCTGGGGACCGATGTTGCCGGCCTGACGCAGGCTGGCGAACCGCTGGCCGACCAGCGCACGGGGGCCACGGACAGCACCCAGCGCTTCAATGACATCAACGACCGCAATTACCGCAGCCTGTGGTTCTATTCGAATCCGGTCTTCGTGACCGTGCGTTGA
- a CDS encoding translation initiation factor Sui1 — MKSSSQGGLVYSTETGRMCPACRQPLAQCACKAAAKAAPAGDGAVRVSRQTKGRGGKSVTVVKGLALDAIALALLGKQLRTRCGSGGTVKDGVIEVQGDHVDAILAALVKLGHRAKQAGG, encoded by the coding sequence ATGAAAAGCAGTTCCCAGGGCGGCCTCGTGTATTCCACCGAAACGGGCCGCATGTGCCCCGCCTGCCGCCAGCCGCTGGCGCAGTGCGCATGCAAGGCCGCAGCGAAAGCGGCGCCGGCGGGCGACGGCGCCGTGCGCGTGTCGCGCCAGACCAAGGGTCGCGGCGGCAAGAGCGTCACCGTGGTGAAAGGCCTGGCGCTGGACGCCATCGCGCTGGCCCTGCTGGGCAAGCAGCTGCGCACGCGGTGCGGCTCGGGCGGCACCGTCAAGGATGGCGTCATCGAAGTGCAGGGCGACCACGTGGACGCCATCCTGGCCGCGCTGGTGAAATTGGGCCACCGGGCGAAGCAGGCCGGCGGCTGA